In Halictus rubicundus isolate RS-2024b chromosome 5, iyHalRubi1_principal, whole genome shotgun sequence, one genomic interval encodes:
- the LOC143354000 gene encoding uncharacterized protein LOC143354000 — MEAREKSLEWALLFPLKAGLFAMKWSLSSRSVNREKERIAKSNQLLPNTRMRRGSSLSDLDKLQSKPILPDVVRSTEKCSESLPQSPAVSRTNLQLGSPCVRGSIGDLINMKMYGASTWSVRSESLVARAVPLSTVTPRHSPPLEKSIEDLEDELQDEWHPPGKPLTCAQRTQRLSKLIKKQRRMMVFSPKTLKRDAVSNTICPIFP; from the coding sequence ATGGAAGCGCGAGAGAAGTCGCTCGAATGGGCGTTGCTCTTCCCGCTGAAGGCAGGCCTGTTCGCCATGAAGTGGTCCCTGTCCTCGAGGAGCGTGAaccgggagaaagagaggatcGCGAAAAGCAACCAGCTGCTGCCGAACACCAGGATGCGTCGGGGGTCCTCGTTGTCGGACCTGGACAAGCTCCAGAGCAAGCCGATCTTGCCGGACGTGGTCAGGTCCACGGAGAAGTGCTCCGAATCGCTTCCCCAGTCGCCGGCTGTGTCCAGGACGAATCTGCAGCTCGGGAGTCCTTGCGTGAGAGGCAGCATAGGCGACTTGATCAACATGAAGATGTACGGCGCGTCCACGTGGAGCGTCCGCAGCGAGAGCTTGGTCGCCAGAGCTGTGCCGCTTAGCACCGTCACGCCCAGGCACAGCCCACCGCTCGAGAAAAGCATCGAGGACCTGGAGGACGAGTTGCAGGACGAGTGGCACCCACCTGGGAAGCCCCTAACCTGCGCCCAGAGGACCCAGAGGCTTAGCAAACTCATCAAGAAGCAGAGACGCATGATGGTCTTCAGCCCGAAAACTCTGAAACGGGATGCC